The Bradyrhizobium sp. WBAH42 genome includes a window with the following:
- a CDS encoding Ig-like domain-containing protein, protein MPALTAHASPACVKERTPFELSQDTVKWTMSIAPGADCIQGLRWSYMQIFKVSVVSGPSRGQLAVVGSGFRYSAEAGARGSDNFTLLISGKNRHAPGTSTLEVEVNPQ, encoded by the coding sequence ATGCCTGCCCTTACGGCTCACGCCAGTCCCGCCTGCGTCAAGGAGCGTACACCGTTTGAATTGTCGCAAGACACCGTGAAATGGACGATGTCGATCGCGCCTGGAGCCGACTGCATCCAGGGACTGCGTTGGTCGTACATGCAGATCTTCAAGGTATCGGTCGTGAGCGGGCCATCACGGGGGCAATTGGCGGTGGTCGGGTCCGGCTTCCGCTATTCGGCAGAAGCCGGGGCGCGCGGCAGCGACAATTTCACGCTGCTGATCTCGGGCAAGAACCGTCACGCTCCGGGGACATCGACCCTGGAGGTCGAGGTCAATCCGCAATAG